The Apium graveolens cultivar Ventura chromosome 6, ASM990537v1, whole genome shotgun sequence genome contains a region encoding:
- the LOC141665679 gene encoding uncharacterized protein LOC141665679 has protein sequence MDELEVGTLNVDKVSVDSFLSKEELKVGAKGLSGSAGVSDAKDNLGKEKDERAEAAKSSASLEPNAEKEPQSKTWSQVVNDVPGKVKINLAYLPPTQGSRVVTPSDDILRKGNDKFKFTIVGSLTRGIVSYTKVCKFARTMWEGKGLLNVSQKDARTFHFKFDSLASRNNALSRGTWYLDRQPMVMLAWGSSVGLVKSLPLWVKFEHVPDCYWTEEGLSSLASTIGPSLEVDELTSKLEKSISKVLVSYPTKPLICNGCKSLGHLVGACPKSTRKWVRKEQQVNSATTVENTDTKNSADETEQGDINLPGITSEKVEPDTKVHNRDDDIWHTVVNREHKAPASDSASLEESPVPKMAIHEVSRDPVSPNLSPSPAATFKNLKVVDEIDTKRAAMGGSKIRLTKSQKKRARKAQEGTPPNLSTFMVFDFFGFLETHVKERDAEYISRNLADRFTWVFNYNYHSNGRIWLGWDSTIWKVMVHSVSVQQISCTVTKLNTGDSFAWSCIYGLNIYHERRELWAELLNFGNLMEKNTHWCLSGDFNVCLGPQETNKGTRWTRGMLDFRDFMVQMGLSDLSCSGPELTWWDSNKADPCFKKLDRCIVNGDWLVKYSMSKALVLPRGLSDHCPITVSIGLASTRLRKPFQFFLHLVDDPNFLQVVQEAWLEEVTGDPWFILTMKIKKVRVFVG, from the exons ATGGATGAAT tGGAAGTTGGGACCTTGAATGTAGATAAGGTGTCTGTGGATTCGTTTCTTAGTAAGGAGGAGTTAAAGGTTGGGGCTAAGGGCTTGTCGGGTTCTGCTGGTGTATCGGATGCAAAGGATAACTTGGGAAAAGAAAAAGATGAGAGAGCAGAGGCTGCCAAATCTTCAGCATCTTTAGAGCCGAATGCAGAGAAGGAGCCTCAATCTAAAACATGGTCACAAGTTGTTAATGACGTACCTGGGAAGGTTAAGATTAATCTTGCTTATCTGCCACCGACCCAAGGCTCACGAGTGGTCACTCCCTCGGACGATATTCTGAGAAAAGGTAATGACAAGTTCAAGTTCACCATTGTTGGCTCACTTACTAGAGGAATAGTATCTTACACCAAGGTTTGCAAATTTGCTCGCACAATGTGGGAAGGGAAAGGGTTGTTAAATGTATCTCAGAAAGATGCTCGTACTTTTCACTTTAAGTTTGACTCCCTAGCCAGTAGGAACAATGCTCTCTCTAGAGGTACTTGGTATTTAGACAGGCAACCTATGGTAATGCTAGCCTGGGGATCCTCTGTAGGCTTGGTTAAATCTCTACCACTGTGGGTCAAATTTGAGCATGTCCCTGACTGCTACTGGACAGAAGAAGGTCTAAGCTCTTTAGCTAGCACCATTGGACCTTCTCTAGAGGTAGATGAGTTGACATCTAAATTAGAG AAGTCTATCTCCAAGGTTTTGGTGAGCTACCCGACTAAGCCACTTATATGTAATGGTTGCAAGTCTCTGGGCCATTTAGTGGGAGCTTGTCCCAAATCAACGAGGAAATGGGTACGGAAAGAGCAGCAAGTGAATTCAGCTACTACTGTGGAAAATACAGATACTAAAAACTCTGCAGATGAAACGGAACAGGGTGATATAAATCTACCAGGGATTACTTCAGAGAAGGTTGAACCGGACACTAAGGTCCATAACAGGGATGATGATATCTGGCACACAGTGGTCAATAGAGAGCATAAAGCTCCGGCTTCTGACTCTGCTTCCTTGGAGGAGTCACCTGTACCGAAAATGGCTATCCATGAAGTGTCAAGGGATCCCGTGAGCCCTAATTTATCTCCTTCCCCAGCTGCTACTTTCAAGAACCTAAAAGTAGTTGATGAAATTGATACAAAAAGAGCAGCAATGGGTGGTAGCAAGATTCGTCTTACTAAGTCTCAAAAGAAGCGTGCTCGAAAGGCACAAGAGGGTACCCCTCCTAACCTCTCCActtttatggtttttgattttt TTGGGTTTCTGGAAACTCATGTCAAAGAACGTGATGCGGAGTATATTTCTCGTAATTTGGCCGATAGATTTACTTGGGTGTTTAACTACAATTACCACTCGAATGGGCGCATTTGGCTTGGTTGGGATAGCACCATTTGGAAAGTCATGGTGCACTCTGTTTCGGTACAACAAATTTCCTGCACAGTGACTAAGCTTAACACTGGTGACTCCTTTGCTTGGTCCTGTATTTATGGTCTCAACATTTACCATGAAAGAAGGGAGCTTTGGGCTGAACTCCTAAATTTTGGTAATTTAATGGAAAAAAATACTCATTGGTGCCTCTCGGGAGATTTCAATGTTTGTTTAGGACCTCAAGAAACTAATAAGGGTACGAGATGGACTAGAGGAATGCTAGATTTCAGAGATTTCATGGTGCAGATGGGTCTCTCGGACTTGAGCTGCTCAGGACCTGAGCTAACTTGGTGGGATAGCAACAAAGCTGACCCTTGTTTTAAAAAGCTTGATAGATGTATTGTTAATGGAGATTGGCTAGTTAAGTATAGTATGTCTAAAGCTCTAGTCTTACCTCGAGGCCTCTCAGATCATTGTCCTATTACTGTTAGCATTGGGCTTGCCTCCACTCGTCTCCGGAAGCCTTTTCAGTTTTTCTTACACTTGGTTGATGACCCAAATTTCTTACAAGTGGTGCAAGAAGCTTGGTTGGAAGAAGTCACTGGTGATCCGTGGTTTATTCTcaccatgaaaatcaagaaagttAGAGTCTTCGTAGGCTGA